The following coding sequences are from one Vicugna pacos chromosome 19, VicPac4, whole genome shotgun sequence window:
- the ZFP64 gene encoding zinc finger protein 64 isoform X2 — MNASSEGESFPGSVQSGTTVLVELTPDIHICGICKQQFNNLDTFVAHKQSGCQLTSTSGAVPSTVQFVSEETVPATQTQTTTRTITSETQTITVSAPEFVFEHGYQTYLPTESNENQTATVISLPAKSRAKKPTVPPAQKRLNCCYPGCQFKTAYGMKDMERHLKIHTGDKPHKCEVCGKCFSRKDKLKTHMRCHTGVKPYKCKTCDYAAADSSSLNKHLRIHSDERPFKCQICPYASRNSSQLTVHLRSHTGDAPFQCWLCSAKFKISSDLKRHMRVHSGEKPFKCEFCNVRCTMKGNLKSHIRIKHSGNSFKCPHCDFLGDSKAALRKHSRAHQSEHPEKCSECSYSCSSKAALRIHERIHCADRPFKCSYCSFDTKQPSNLSKHVKKFHGDVVRTEALERKDAGRQSSRQVARLDAKKTFHCDRCDASFMREDSLRSHKRQHSEYSENKNSDVTVLQFQIDPGKQPAAPLTVGHLQVPLQPSQVPQFSEGRVKIIVGHQVPQANTIVQAAATAVNIVQPALVAQNPEELQGNSRLQILRQVNLIAPPPSSGCPSEAAATMPQPAVLLTTHDQTDGATLHQTLIPTAPGGPQEGSGNQTFITSSGITCTDFEGLNALIQEGTAEVTVVSDGGQSIAVPTTAPPIFSTSQQELPKQTYSIIQGGAHPALLCPADSIPD; from the exons ATGAACGCGAGCAGCGAGGGCGAGAGCTTTCCGGGCTCGGTGCAAA GTGGCACAACAGTGCTGGTTGAGCTGACTCCCGACATCCACATCTGTGGCATCTGCAAGCAGCAGTTTAACAACCTGGACACCTTTGTCGCTCACAAGCAAAGTGGCTGCCAGCTGACCAGCACGTCCGGGGCAGTGCCTAGCACCGTCCAGTTTGTATCAGAGGAAACAGTGCCTGCCACCCAGACGCAGACCACCACACGAACCATCACCTCGGAGACCCAGACGATCACAG tttcagctccagaatttgttTTTGAACATGGCTATCAAACGTATCTGCCCACGGAAAGCAATGAAAACCAGACAGCCACTGTCATCTCTCTCCCTGCCAAGTCACGTGCCAAAAAGCCCACGGTCCCACCTGCTCAGAAGAGGCTTAACTGTTGCTATCCAG GTTGCCAATTCAAGACTGCCTACGGCATGAAGGACATGGAACgtcatttaaaaattcacacAG GAGACAAACCCCACAAGTGTGAAGTCTGTGGCAAGTGCTTCAGCCGGAAGGACAAGCTGAAGACCCACATGCGGTGCCACACAGGCGTGAAGCCCTACAAGTGCAAGACGTGTGACTATGCTGCCGCCGACAGCAGCAGCCTCAACAAGCACCTGCGGATACACTCGGACGAGCGGCCCTTCAAGTGCCAGATCTGCCCCTACGCCAGCCGCAACTCCAGCCAACTCACCGTCCACCTCCGATCCCACACAG GGGACGCCCCCTTCCAGTGCTGGCTCTGTAGCGCCAAGTTCAAAATCAGCTCGGACTTGAAAAGGCACATGCGCGTGCACTCGGGGGAGAAGCCTTTCAAGTGCGAGTTCTGCAACGTCCGCTGCACCATGAAGGGGAACCTCAAGTCGCACATCCGCATCAAGCACAGCGGCAACAGCTTCAAGTGTCCGCACTGCGACTTCCTGGGGGACAGCAAGGCCGCCCTGCGCAAGCACAGCCGGGCGCACCAGTCCGAGCACCCGGAGAAGTGCTCCGAGTGCAGCTACTCCTGCTCCAGCAAGGCCGCCCTGCGCATCCACGAGCGCATCCACTGCGCAGACCGCCCCTTCAAGTGCAGTTACTGCAGCTTCGACACCAAGCAGCCCAGCAACCTGAGCAAGCACGTGAAGAAGTTCCACGGGGACGTGGTCAGGACCGaggccctggagaggaaggaCGCGGGCCGGCAGAGCAGCCGGCAGGTGGCCAGGCTGGACGCCAAGAAGACTTTCCACTGTGACAGGTGCGATGCCTCGTTCATGCGCGAAGACTCGCTCCGCAGCCACAAGCGGCAGCACAGTGAGTACAGCGAGAATAAGAACTCGGATGTGACCGTCCTGCAGTTCCAGATCGACCCCGGCAAGCAGCCCGCCGCGCCCCTCACCGTGGGGCACCTCCAGGTGCCCCTCCAGCCCAGCCAAGTGCCCCAGTTCAGCGAGGGCAGGGTCAAAATCATCGTCGGGCACCAAGTGCCCCAGGCAAACACCATCGTCCAGGCTGCGGCCACCGCCGTGAACATCGTGCAGCCGGCGCTGGTGGCCCAGAACCCAGAGGAACTGCAGGGGAACAGCCGGCTGCAGATCTTACGCCAGGTCAATCTGATCGCCCCGCCTCCGTCCTCGGGGTGTCCGAGCGAGGCGGCCGCGACGATGCCCCAGCCGGCTGTCCTGCTGACCACTCACGACCAGACGGACGGAGCCACTTTGCACCAGACTCTCATCCCCACGGCCCCGGGCGGCCCCCAGGAAGGCTCCGGCAACCAGACTTTCATCACCAGTTCGGGCATCACGTGCACTGACTTTGAAGGCCTGAACGCGCTGATTCAGGAGGGCACCGCTGAGGTGACCGTGGTCAGCGACGGAGGCCAGAGCATCGCCGTGCCCACCACGGCTCCGCCCATATTCTCCACCTCCCAGCAAGAGCTCCCCAAGCAGACTTACTCCATCATCCAGGGAGGCGCCCACCCAGCTTTGCTCTGTCCAGCAGATTCCATACCAGACTAG
- the ZFP64 gene encoding zinc finger protein 64 isoform X1 — protein sequence MNASSEGESFPGSVQIPGGTTVLVELTPDIHICGICKQQFNNLDTFVAHKQSGCQLTSTSGAVPSTVQFVSEETVPATQTQTTTRTITSETQTITVSAPEFVFEHGYQTYLPTESNENQTATVISLPAKSRAKKPTVPPAQKRLNCCYPGCQFKTAYGMKDMERHLKIHTGDKPHKCEVCGKCFSRKDKLKTHMRCHTGVKPYKCKTCDYAAADSSSLNKHLRIHSDERPFKCQICPYASRNSSQLTVHLRSHTGDAPFQCWLCSAKFKISSDLKRHMRVHSGEKPFKCEFCNVRCTMKGNLKSHIRIKHSGNSFKCPHCDFLGDSKAALRKHSRAHQSEHPEKCSECSYSCSSKAALRIHERIHCADRPFKCSYCSFDTKQPSNLSKHVKKFHGDVVRTEALERKDAGRQSSRQVARLDAKKTFHCDRCDASFMREDSLRSHKRQHSEYSENKNSDVTVLQFQIDPGKQPAAPLTVGHLQVPLQPSQVPQFSEGRVKIIVGHQVPQANTIVQAAATAVNIVQPALVAQNPEELQGNSRLQILRQVNLIAPPPSSGCPSEAAATMPQPAVLLTTHDQTDGATLHQTLIPTAPGGPQEGSGNQTFITSSGITCTDFEGLNALIQEGTAEVTVVSDGGQSIAVPTTAPPIFSTSQQELPKQTYSIIQGGAHPALLCPADSIPD from the exons ATGAACGCGAGCAGCGAGGGCGAGAGCTTTCCGGGCTCGGTGCAAA TTCCAGGTGGCACAACAGTGCTGGTTGAGCTGACTCCCGACATCCACATCTGTGGCATCTGCAAGCAGCAGTTTAACAACCTGGACACCTTTGTCGCTCACAAGCAAAGTGGCTGCCAGCTGACCAGCACGTCCGGGGCAGTGCCTAGCACCGTCCAGTTTGTATCAGAGGAAACAGTGCCTGCCACCCAGACGCAGACCACCACACGAACCATCACCTCGGAGACCCAGACGATCACAG tttcagctccagaatttgttTTTGAACATGGCTATCAAACGTATCTGCCCACGGAAAGCAATGAAAACCAGACAGCCACTGTCATCTCTCTCCCTGCCAAGTCACGTGCCAAAAAGCCCACGGTCCCACCTGCTCAGAAGAGGCTTAACTGTTGCTATCCAG GTTGCCAATTCAAGACTGCCTACGGCATGAAGGACATGGAACgtcatttaaaaattcacacAG GAGACAAACCCCACAAGTGTGAAGTCTGTGGCAAGTGCTTCAGCCGGAAGGACAAGCTGAAGACCCACATGCGGTGCCACACAGGCGTGAAGCCCTACAAGTGCAAGACGTGTGACTATGCTGCCGCCGACAGCAGCAGCCTCAACAAGCACCTGCGGATACACTCGGACGAGCGGCCCTTCAAGTGCCAGATCTGCCCCTACGCCAGCCGCAACTCCAGCCAACTCACCGTCCACCTCCGATCCCACACAG GGGACGCCCCCTTCCAGTGCTGGCTCTGTAGCGCCAAGTTCAAAATCAGCTCGGACTTGAAAAGGCACATGCGCGTGCACTCGGGGGAGAAGCCTTTCAAGTGCGAGTTCTGCAACGTCCGCTGCACCATGAAGGGGAACCTCAAGTCGCACATCCGCATCAAGCACAGCGGCAACAGCTTCAAGTGTCCGCACTGCGACTTCCTGGGGGACAGCAAGGCCGCCCTGCGCAAGCACAGCCGGGCGCACCAGTCCGAGCACCCGGAGAAGTGCTCCGAGTGCAGCTACTCCTGCTCCAGCAAGGCCGCCCTGCGCATCCACGAGCGCATCCACTGCGCAGACCGCCCCTTCAAGTGCAGTTACTGCAGCTTCGACACCAAGCAGCCCAGCAACCTGAGCAAGCACGTGAAGAAGTTCCACGGGGACGTGGTCAGGACCGaggccctggagaggaaggaCGCGGGCCGGCAGAGCAGCCGGCAGGTGGCCAGGCTGGACGCCAAGAAGACTTTCCACTGTGACAGGTGCGATGCCTCGTTCATGCGCGAAGACTCGCTCCGCAGCCACAAGCGGCAGCACAGTGAGTACAGCGAGAATAAGAACTCGGATGTGACCGTCCTGCAGTTCCAGATCGACCCCGGCAAGCAGCCCGCCGCGCCCCTCACCGTGGGGCACCTCCAGGTGCCCCTCCAGCCCAGCCAAGTGCCCCAGTTCAGCGAGGGCAGGGTCAAAATCATCGTCGGGCACCAAGTGCCCCAGGCAAACACCATCGTCCAGGCTGCGGCCACCGCCGTGAACATCGTGCAGCCGGCGCTGGTGGCCCAGAACCCAGAGGAACTGCAGGGGAACAGCCGGCTGCAGATCTTACGCCAGGTCAATCTGATCGCCCCGCCTCCGTCCTCGGGGTGTCCGAGCGAGGCGGCCGCGACGATGCCCCAGCCGGCTGTCCTGCTGACCACTCACGACCAGACGGACGGAGCCACTTTGCACCAGACTCTCATCCCCACGGCCCCGGGCGGCCCCCAGGAAGGCTCCGGCAACCAGACTTTCATCACCAGTTCGGGCATCACGTGCACTGACTTTGAAGGCCTGAACGCGCTGATTCAGGAGGGCACCGCTGAGGTGACCGTGGTCAGCGACGGAGGCCAGAGCATCGCCGTGCCCACCACGGCTCCGCCCATATTCTCCACCTCCCAGCAAGAGCTCCCCAAGCAGACTTACTCCATCATCCAGGGAGGCGCCCACCCAGCTTTGCTCTGTCCAGCAGATTCCATACCAGACTAG